ATTATGAAATCACCTTTGGAATATAACTTATTATCGGCATTTTTTCCAAACACAAAGATGTAAAACTTGCTTAATCTTTCGTTTTTCATGCCATTTCGCACACTATTCTGCCTTTTTCAGTTTCGCCTTGATGGACCCGAGCGCAATTTCGCACTCCATGAGCACCGGAATGCGCCGTTCGTCCTCGGTCAACCAGATGAAAATGCGGCCCTTGGAGTTGAAAATGCCGTCACCGTCGAGCACGGGTTCGATCTTGACCGTATTCACCGTACCGATAGCCGTCTTCAGCTGTTCCTTGCCGTGAACCAGCACCTTAAGTTCGTAACGCTTCTTGCCGCTCACCGCCGAAAAACGGGAGGTATCCCCCACCGTAAGAGGCATCGTCCGCACGTAGTAGAACGCCGACATAATGCTGTGCTCCACGCCCTGGATGGTGACCGCGGTATCGGCGGAGCGCTTGACCTTGCGGGTCTTCATGTCGGTAAACACCGTGTCGGAGAGCCACGCCTTCTCGCCCTTGCGGTCGAACCGGATGACGGAGGTGTTGTGGAAGGTTCCCTCGTGGAGGTTCTTGCGGAAGACTTCCGTCATGAGCCCCTTGTTGCGGACGCGGGTATAGACCGTATCGAACACGGGGTAGATTCGGGAAATGGTGCTGTTCCCATGTGCGAACGTGAGGAACTCCGTCTTGCCGCCAGGCAGGGATTTCACCTCGAGCGTAGCCTCGCCAGCCGTAATCGGGCCCCAACCGAGACTGAAGGTCAGTTTTTCGCCCTTCATCCACGGAGTCTGGACCTCCGGCAAGTTGGGCTCGCCGGCAAAACACACTGCCACAAGGAAAGCCACGAGCGCGGCCACCTTGGAGCTCATCTTGATGTATCCCCTAAACATCTTGCGGATTAACCTTCGATATCGCCGAGGCTCTTGCGGTAGGCAACGAGCTTTTCACGGACTGCGGGATCTGCGATGGCGACGATGTGGGCGGCGAGGTAACCGGCATTCTTGCCGTTACCGATGCCGACCGTGGCCACCGGGATTCCCGGGGGCATCTGCACAATGCTGTGCAGGGCATCGACGCCGTTGAGCGGGCCGCCCGCGCAGGGGAGTCCGATGACCGGAAGAATCGTGTGCCCTGCGAGCACGCCCGGGAGGGCTGCAGCGAGGCCTGCGACACCGATGAGGACCTGGAGGCCTCGCCCGGCGGCTTCGCGGGCATACTTTGCCGTAGCGTTCGGGGTGCGGTGAGCAGAGAGAATGTTGAATTCCCACACGATGCCGAAGCTGTCGAGCACCGCGGTGATTTTATCTACAGTTTCCTGGTCGGACTTGCTACCCGCAACGATACCGACCTTTGCATTTTCTTTCAAATCCATTTGCGTATCCTTTTAAACTAATTCCTTCAGGCCTGGATTGCTTCGTCGTTTCACTCCTCGCAAT
Above is a window of Fibrobacter sp. DNA encoding:
- a CDS encoding DUF3108 domain-containing protein yields the protein MFRGYIKMSSKVAALVAFLVAVCFAGEPNLPEVQTPWMKGEKLTFSLGWGPITAGEATLEVKSLPGGKTEFLTFAHGNSTISRIYPVFDTVYTRVRNKGLMTEVFRKNLHEGTFHNTSVIRFDRKGEKAWLSDTVFTDMKTRKVKRSADTAVTIQGVEHSIMSAFYYVRTMPLTVGDTSRFSAVSGKKRYELKVLVHGKEQLKTAIGTVNTVKIEPVLDGDGIFNSKGRIFIWLTEDERRIPVLMECEIALGSIKAKLKKAE
- the purE gene encoding 5-(carboxyamino)imidazole ribonucleotide mutase translates to MDLKENAKVGIVAGSKSDQETVDKITAVLDSFGIVWEFNILSAHRTPNATAKYAREAAGRGLQVLIGVAGLAAALPGVLAGHTILPVIGLPCAGGPLNGVDALHSIVQMPPGIPVATVGIGNGKNAGYLAAHIVAIADPAVREKLVAYRKSLGDIEG